The Tenebrio molitor chromosome 7, icTenMoli1.1, whole genome shotgun sequence region TTGATTGGCACATTGTAAACGGTTTTCTTACCCAAATggataattcattaatttctTAATTACTCAAACTAAACTTATCGAGCTATTGTGACTATTAAAAAgtgttatgtaattatattGAAACATAAAAATCAGCTGTTAgcccaaatattttttatttttaaaatacaaccTGTCCCACAACTGCCTCCTCATAGAATATGCTAGAATAGACTTATTCTAAACGCAAAATAGGAAAAAGTAGTTAGAACAAGAAAGACAAATATCTCTTTGTTCAAGTGTTGTTTCTATTTTGGTcatttatataaataattataagtATATTTATCATTATTTTGTTGCTTTGAGTATATGGCCCGCATTTTATCCTTATCGCTAACGTAAATCATAAGATTATTTACAATCACTTTAGCCTAATAATTACGTCAAATAATTCTTATatgtattgttattatttttattatgacAATGACAGATTAAGCAGAAGGTAAGCCCTCTTATGCTTATAGTAGAATACAATAtacaaatgcaaaaatttgatATTGAGGTAATTGAAAGCTGGAGCTTTGGATTAATGGCTTGgacacattttttacatacTCCAATTCTCTGTTGTACAGAGGAAGAATATAATTTCTGGGTTCAACTAATGGactattttaaacatttttcacttCAGAATGATTGCCATTTCTGATGTAATAAACAACCTAGTGTGGCAACATACATATCATTTATGTACATGAATATCTTTCATAACCCTTGAAGTAAAAATTCAGTTGTCGTAAGAATAATCGCAAGTAGTTTTATCTGATCTCGAAAAATACATTGTCAATAACTGAAGTGGTATtgtttcaaatgatttagtaacaaattaagtaaaaaataatgtttttttctaatcACTAtaaaaatcaagtattaaaTCAGCTAGACCAATTTTATTGAGTGAAAATTTCTGACTAATACATTTGCCACTATTTACTTAATTTATAAGATCATCAACACATGTAGTAATATCTTTCAATATTGTACTGCTGCTGGTGGTATATTGAGTGACCTTCAAATCCACACACTCTTCAACAGCCACCTTCAGTTTTTCTGAAATCTCATTAGCTCTCACCAGttcaatttgaatattttgcgGCAACTTTTCCTTTTCTAAATCAATTTCCTGCACAATAGCTGAAATACATGAATCACTGGTCGAGTCACATCTACCAAGTTGAAAATCGAGCGCATCTACTCTATTTATGTTAATGTCAATCAAGTATTTAGAATTTTCTACAACTTTAGAAGCCTCTTTAACTTCATCGAAAAGACACTCTTTCAGTTCATCGTAAAcaagttgaaataatttgtcGAGATACTCTTCACGACCACTAAGACAATAAGAAATATTAACTTGCGCGCTTGCTGCCAAACTTTTGATCGTATTCAGCTCTGCTATCATGCCATCTTCCTGGTACTGAAGTGAAATCAATCCTTGCGTTTCAGTACGGTCAGCATAATATATGAAATTTGTGTTAAGAACCTCGAGTTCGTCTTCGGCGGCTAGAATTGCACCCAAGACCATTTGTCGGAGCTCTTCCAAGTCAGCGCGAGCATCATCAATTGCAGCAAGTCCATTGGCGTGAGGGTTGCTACTGTTAACCTGTGGGTgtgaaataagaaaaataaaaaagaaacattttagaTGTTAGTCACCTGGATGGCCAACAATATGGAAAAAATCGACACTAGAACTGTCTTAAGCATTATGCTGTCTTTACtgccaataaaaaaataatttggtgTATTATATACGACTAGTTTACGTTTGTCATGACCGCTTAAGTATGATTAACGATTTAAGGTAATAAAATATCAGTAGTTGCGTGGTTTTTGATAATAAGTACAGACAATAAAGTGAAGAAATAACAGCAATAACAAACTAATATAATATGATAAAGATCTATTAGAATTTTGTAAAACTCTACCCAAGAATTTTGTCTGCACAACCTATTATGTCTTGAAGCATAGCATTTGCATCATTTATATACCCTGAAATATTATCATCTGAGCATTGTATTACTGACAATTTCAATCTAGTCAATAGACCCTCTGCTGAGCTGACTTCACTTTTAATGTTTTGGGGTAAACGAATTTTATCCAACTCAATTTCAGTAATTAGGGGTGAGATGCAAAAAAGATCTTCCCTGAATTGACCAAACTGGAATTCCAAGTTGCGAACTTTATTGATAACTACATCTATGAAGATCATGGCACTAGAAATAATTCCACCCCCTTCTCTGTTCATTCCAAAAAGACAATTTCTCAATAAATTGGTGTACTCTCTAGACAATCTGTCCAGAAGTTCTTGACGAACATCAACACACGAAGAAATGTCTTTATTAGCCGTGTTAGCAAAATCtttgatttgatttatttgtgTGACAATTATGGTTTGTTCCTGTTCAATTGTAATTCCACCTTCGTCAAATTCATTGTAAGTGATTGTTCGGAAATCAGTTTCAAGGATTTGCAGATCGTTGTGGGCCACTGTGACCTGACCCTGTACTTTGCCCTTAAGATCCTCGAGTTGTTTCTCAGCCTCGTCGACCAAATTGCGAGGAATTAC contains the following coding sequences:
- the LOC138134904 gene encoding uncharacterized protein, which codes for MLKTVLVSIFSILLAIQVNSSNPHANGLAAIDDARADLEELRQMVLGAILAAEDELEVLNTNFIYYADRTETQGLISLQYQEDGMIAELNTIKSLAASAQVNISYCLSGREEYLDKLFQLVYDELKECLFDEVKEASKVVENSKYLIDININRVDALDFQLGRCDSTSDSCISAIVQEIDLEKEKLPQNIQIELVRANEISEKLKVAVEECVDLKVTQYTTSSSTILKDITTCVDDLIN